A window of the Sabethes cyaneus chromosome 1, idSabCyanKW18_F2, whole genome shotgun sequence genome harbors these coding sequences:
- the LOC128738965 gene encoding integrator complex subunit 5: MIKQPVLAELQYFVSSVSLLYKGIPLKDPTALVKCSLHLLEDLPSTRDAVFEYFSLVFNGAVKAYLINVEKNNADGSQEDDAVQEIHEALERLVTTGPPAWSPLISSWCLRLLGEICDKNSRRRPLDIRMSCNLWLGCNAIRCLIGLTALCFSKLDDKEVDACISGLLNTFAQYSPYFDWVVARLGGCFPSRVISKMLFCGLKRFTGEYDQVDSEVEVLSYLAATNENDLRTALKEIIERETNNKLTVPYLLHLSKNSEVLAQALVMVFLENYTDNHLHLIKVQSKFWPANYSTVNVIHIVTNLLLKVKKSSIQVLLTLPRIAEKYPWCQELLEMLFVELESLVLEKRSCPLLEDAVKDTSKELLWRTCLSECPLAQQSAVRLILLASLKSSYFLQQSIAQMLAASSGSVSASASKPHLNALARLLGGPHGSAELPKMKPGFEIAVDRILLHPTGRNQNNYNTLRNLVEIVKLERDSFNVHLKKTNCVAVLQDLLGKLLSIWEILMGQEKNALIPPQNQDSLQGETMVKTESKRFKGKGGGTESQDTGEFSDRDNRCTSTPTVFAQIHMLAKLIDCMELHSKVYVFTMPETLKMSQLTVRYFFLCLEQARSGGNLYAAENDANLHRCYQLLSRHCATRKAARTAALRDILEGALFLYGNLFGSQTESDSVDYSKPDELLIKLNQKQGIAMNASRSSVLHAGIIGLGPKQPVKSAEGPDVEMQNRLISAIVACCQDAEHQNTIDGYSYLSLLLVELVSPDVMYNGLPWPDEEFTKVTMERDLQIRRMFRNCPILWSILGLIACYRPALCYSSVLLRALCASALHQWRSKSAETMNGQKTELMYVSTKLLELMALGQLLPPPLSYLHIVLPHLDAGEIVYVLKECIWNYMKDHVPSPVLFVCDPTGFHWRDPQTSRPPPQYTNPLRHTMQRKLDRLGHLYQQMFFGPELRDPSLLNPPQPPVVMVNGLGGPQQPPAANGNGLPAGSLSAPNGNGHLGINSMAPTGGPVIMGPVVTID; the protein is encoded by the exons ATGATTAAACAACCTGTACTGGCAGAGCTGCAATACTTTGTGAGCAGTGTTTCACTGCTATACAAAGGAATTCCGCTGAAAGATCCGACTGCCCTTGTTAAGTGTAGCTTGCACCTCTTAGAGGATCTTCCATCGACGCGGGATGCTGTGTTCGAGTATTTTTCCTTGGTATTCAATGGAGCGGTGAAGGCATATCTTATCAATGTGGAG AAAAACAACGCAGACGGATCACAGGAGGATGACGCGGTGCAAGAGATTCATGAAGCACTAGAGCGGTTGGTCACGACAGGACCACCGGCATGGTCGCCACTCATATCCTCTTGGTGTCTACGGCTGTTGGGGGAAATATGCGACAAAAACAGTCGCCGTCGTCCGCTGGATATTCGCATGTCGTGCAATCTGTGGCTTGGTTGTAATGCTATTCGCTGTCTGATAGGCCTGACTGCGCTATGTTTTAGCAAGTTAGACGACAAAGAGGTGGATGCGTGCATCAGCGGACTTCTGAACACGTTCGCCCAATATTCACCGTACTTTGACTGGGTGGTGGCACGTTTGGGCGGATGTTTTCCTTCCCGCGTAATCTCCAAGATGCTGTTCTGCGGACTGAAACGATTCACCGGCGAGTACGATCAGGTCGATTCCGAGGTAGAAGTACTCAGCTATCTGGCAGCGACCAACGAAAATGACTTGCGTACCGCTCTCAAGGAAATTATCGAGCGGGAAACTAACAATAAACTAACTGTGCCGTATTTACTGCACCTTTCAAAGAACTCCGAAGTGCTAGCTCAGGCGCTAGTAATGGTATTTTTGGAAAATT ATACCGATAACCACTTGCACTTAATCAAAGTTCAATCGAAATTCTGGCCCGCTAACTATAGCACCGTGAACGTAATCCACATCGTTACCAACCTACTGCTGAAAGTAAAAAAATCCTCGATCCAAGTATTGCTAACATTACCTCGAATTGCGGAGAAATACCCCTGGTGTCAGGAGCTATTGGAGATGCTGTTCGTTGAGCTGGAGTCGCTCGTGCTGGAGAAACGCTCTTGTCCGCTGCTGGAGGACGCTGTGAAAGATACCTCAAAAGAATTATTGTGGCGTACCTGTCTTAGTGAATGTCCGCTAGCGCAGCAAAGTGCCGTTCGATTGATACTGCTTGCCAGCCTTAAATCGTCCTACTTCCTGCAGCAATCTATCGCACAGATGCTAGCGGCGTCTTCCGGTAGTGTGTCAGCATCCGCCAGTAAGCCCCACCTCAATGCGCTGGCTCGTCTGCTTGGTGGTCCACACGGTTCGGCCGAATTGCCTAAGATGAAGCCCGGATTTGAGATTGCGGTGGATCGAATACTGCTCCATCCAACCGGTCGAAACCAGAACAACTACAACACTCTACGCAATTTGGTCGAAATTGTTAAGCTCGAGCGAGATTCGTTTAATGTACACCTGAAGAAGACGAACTGCGTTGCGGTTCTTCAGGACTTGTTGGGCAAATTGCTCTCCATCTGGGAGATACTGATGGGACAGGAGAAGAATGCTCTAATTCCGCCACAAAACCAAGACTCACTGCAAGGGGAAACTATGGTTAAG ACCGAGTCGAAACGTTTCAAAGGGAAAGGTGGTGGGACGGAATCGCAAGATACCGGAGAGTTCTCGGATCGTGATAATCGCTGTACTTCCACGCCCACTGTGTTCGCTCAGATTCATATGCTAGCCAAGTTAATTGACTGCATGGAGCTGCATTCAAAAGTCTACGTGTTCACTATGCCGGAGACGCTAAAGATGTCTCAGCTGACCGTGCGATACTTCTTTCTCTGTTTGGAACAGGCTCGATCGGGAGGTAATCTCTACGCAGCAGAGAACGATGCAAATCTACACCGGTGCTATCAGCTTTTGTCTCGACACTGTGCAACGCGGAAAGCTGCCCGAACAGCTGCTTTGCGCGACATTCTTGAGGGAGCCCTTTTTCTGTATGGCAACCTCTTTGGATCACAAACTGAAAGTGATTCTGTAGATTACAGCAAACCCGACGAGCTACTGATTAAGTTGAACCAAAAGCAAGGCATAGCAATGAACGCCTCTCGTTCGTCGGTTCTACATGCGGGAATAATAGGATTGGGTCCAAAACAGCCGGTAAAATCCGCAGAAGGTCCCGATGTGGAGATGCAGAACCGATTGATTAGTGCCATTGTTGCCTGCTGTCAGGATGCCGAGCATCAGAACACAATCGATGGCTACAGTTATCTGTCACTGCTACTGGTAGAGCTGGTTTCTCCGGATGTCATGTACAACGGACTACCCTGGCCGGATGAAGAATTCACAAAAGTAACCATGGAGCGCGATCTGCAGATCAGGAGAATGTTTCGAAACTGTCCGATTTTGTGGTCGATATTGGGCCTGATTGCCTGCTACCGGCCGGCGCTATGCTACAGTTCCGTGCTGTTGCGGGCGCTGTGCGCTTCCGCTCTCCACCAGTGGCGTTCGAAATCGGCTGAAACAATGAACGGTCAGAAGACGGAGCTGATGTACGTTAGCACCAAGCTGTTGGAGCTGATGGCGCTCGGACAACTGCTGCCACCGCCGCTCAGCTATTTGCACATCGTGCTGCCTCATCTGGACGCCGGCGAG ATCGTCTACGTCCTGAAGGAGTGCATCTGGAACTACATGAAGGATCACGTCCCATCGCCGGTTCTGTTCGTGTGTGATCCAACCGGTTTTCACTGGCGCGATCCGCAAACATCTCGACCCCCGCCGCAGTACACCAACCCGCTAAGACACACAATGCAACGCAAGTTGGATCGACTAGGCCATTTGTACCAGCAGATGTTCTTTGGACCCGAACTGCGTGACCCGAGCCTGTTGAACCCACCACAACCACCGGTAGTTATGGTGAATGGGCTTGGTGGACCGCAGCAACCTCCGGCGGCGAATGGGAACGGCTTGCCCGCGGGTTCGCTATCGGCACCAAACGGCAATGGACACCTTGGTATTAACAGCATGGCCCCTACCGGTGGTCCCGTAATAATGGGACCCGTCGTTACGATTGATTAG
- the LOC128736866 gene encoding serine/threonine-protein kinase stk11, producing MEAVDSVLAAEMCYNTPSSSSTHTGGKRQYAEQKHQQDNDRTARVASSDPNEDNEDPGRYAYAGDDPPPSEEEIGNNNGNPENLPEAVGYNLEEVYQTVDSRKSAVQWINDDDEIERLDLALSIDPANIVFNRVDSADIIYQAKRKKCKLVGKYVMGDVLGEGSYGKVKEVLDSETLSRRAVKILTKRKLRRIPNGEQNVRSEINLLRKLRHNNVIELLDVLYNEEKQKMYLIMEYCVGGLQEMLDSAPEKMLPMHQAHGYFVQLLDGLEYLHGMGIVHKDIKPGNLLLTLDHTLKISDFGVAEALDVFAPNDDCTTGQGSPAFQPPEIANGHEVFSGFKVDIWSTGVTLYNITTGLYPYEGDNIYKLLENIGRCQWVAPEWLEERLADLLTNILQADPPKRFSLQQIRQHEWFKCVPVAVDPTVPVPPLKGDSIRRSTVLPYLEAHHYETDRDMGNVYFTEHDLNEEIARQEQQENFHNTDQHHHPHNRHHHDRQSHQLNLPQQQQYQNNSSANASFSGEGAGDADSGRQQGKLRNSSRSPKVSSRHAATTTAGDSGSSKRTRSRKPVSCISWKKWPHCRQS from the exons ATGGAAGCTGTCGATTCAGTGTTAGCTGCGGAAATGTGTTATAATACGCCGTCTTCCAGTTCAACGCATACGGGTGGAAAACGCCAGTATGCAGAACAGAAGCACCAGCAGGATAATGACCGTACGGCGCGTGTGGCTTCCAGCGATCCGAATGAGGATAACGAAGATCCCGGTCGGTATGCGTATGCAGGCGATGATCCGCCTCCATCCGAGGAGGAAATCGGAAACAACAATGGTAATCCGGAAAACTTGCCAGAGGCGGTCGGTTATAACTTGGAGGAGGTATATCAAACAGTTGACAGCCGTAAGTCGGCCGTTCAGTGGattaacgacgacgacgaaatcGAGCGGCTCGATCTGGCACTATCGATCGATCCGGCAAACATTGTGTTCAACAGGGTGGACAGTGCAGATATAATTTATCAGGCCAAGCGGAAAAAGTGCAAACTAGTGGGCAAGTACGTGATGGGGGACGTACTGGGCGAGGGCAGTTATGGTAAGGTGAAGGAAGTGCTGGATTCGGAGACGCTCAGCAGACGGGCGGTCAAG ATTCTCACTAAACGAAAGTTGCGACGAATTCCAAACGGAGAACAGAATGTTCGAAGCGAGATCAACCTGCTGAGGAAGCTGCGCCATAATAATGTGATTGAGCTACTGGACGTACTGTACAACGAGGAAAAACAAAAGATGTATTTGATAATGGAGTACTGCGTCGGGGGATTGCAGGAGATGTTAGATTCAGCACCGGAGAAAATGTTGCCGATGCATCAGGCGCACGGTTATTTCGTACAATTACTGGATGGGCTGGAATATCTGCACGGGATGGGAATTGTTCACAAGGACATCAAACCGGGTAATTTGTTACTGACATTGGACCACACGCTCAAAATTTCGGATTTCGGCGTGGCAGAG GCACTAGACGTTTTCGCTCCGAATGATGATTGCACCACGGGACAAGGTTCACCCGCTTTCCAGCCACCCGAGATCGCCAACGGACACGAAGTTTTTTCCGGTTTCAAGGTGGACATCTGGAGCACGGGAGTTACGCT TTATAACATAACAACGGGATTGTACCCATATGAAGGTGATAATATATACAAATTATTAGAAAATATAGGACGATGCCAGTGGGTTGCACCCGAGTGGTTGGAGGAAAGGTTAGCAGATTTGTTGACTAACATTCTTCAAGCGGATCCTCCAAAGCGGTTTAGTTTGCAGCAAATTAGACAACATGA ATGGTTCAAATGTGTCCCGGTTGCTGTTGACCCTACCGTTCCGGTGCCTCCTCTCAAGGGAGATTCCATCCGACGTTCCACTGTTTTGCCTTATCTAGAAGCTCATCATTACGAGACGGACCGGGATATGGGCAACGTGTACTTCACGGAGCATGATCTCAACG AAGAGATAGCTCGCCAGGAACAACAAGAAAATTTCCACAACACAGACCAGCATCATCACCCCCACAATCGCCACCATCACGATCGTCAGTCGCATCAATTAAATCTGCCCCAACAGCAGCAATATCAAAACAATAGCAGTGCCAATGCCAGCTTCTCCGGTGAAGGCGCTGGTGATGCGGACAGCGGGCGACAGCAAGGGAAACTGCGCAATTCCAGCCGGTCCCCGAAAGTTAGTTCGCGTCATGCAGCGACCACCACGGCGGGCGATTCTGGGTCTAGCAAGCGAACCCGCTCGCGGAAGCCTGTGTCCTGCATATCGTGGAAAAAGTGGCCCCACTGCCGACAATCGTAA